The Brachybacterium huguangmaarense genome contains a region encoding:
- a CDS encoding sigma 54-interacting transcriptional regulator: protein MSERPGSRPTLSTLGELRASGHVYRPLREEMRENLLARLASGENPWPGMHGMATTVVPQLERAIIAGHDVVLLGERGQGKTRLLRTLVGLLDEWSPAIAGSELSEHPYAPITEAMRARVETEGDALPILWRHRDERYVEKLSTPDTSVADMIGDVDPMRVAEGRRLGDPETIHYGLVPRANRGIVALNELPDLAERIQVALLNVMEERDVQIRGYVLRLPLDVLVVASANPEDYTNRGRIITPLKDRFGAEIRTHYPLELADEIAVVRQEARLTAEVPDVVLEILARFTRDLRESPAVNQASGVSARFAISGAETVAAAARHRAALTGDEPVARPVDTQAVTAVLRGKVEFESGEEGREQDILEHGLRSATAQTVREHFAGLDLGPLVDAFDGARTVTTGERVTARELLDSLPALDGADDEGAGLYDAIADRLGARGPAERAGAIELALEGLYLVRRLSKDTGDGETVYG from the coding sequence GTGAGCGAACGTCCGGGATCCCGTCCCACCCTCAGCACCCTCGGAGAGCTGCGCGCCTCCGGCCACGTCTACCGTCCCCTGCGCGAGGAGATGCGCGAGAACCTGCTGGCCCGCCTCGCGAGCGGCGAGAACCCGTGGCCCGGCATGCACGGGATGGCCACGACCGTCGTGCCCCAGCTCGAACGGGCCATCATCGCCGGGCACGACGTCGTGCTGCTCGGCGAGCGCGGTCAGGGCAAGACCCGCCTGCTGCGCACCCTGGTCGGGCTGCTCGACGAGTGGAGCCCCGCGATCGCCGGCTCCGAGCTCTCGGAGCATCCGTATGCCCCGATCACCGAGGCGATGCGGGCACGGGTCGAGACCGAGGGCGACGCCCTGCCGATCCTCTGGCGCCACCGCGACGAGCGCTACGTCGAGAAGCTCTCGACACCGGACACCTCGGTCGCCGACATGATCGGCGACGTCGACCCCATGCGCGTCGCCGAGGGCCGTCGCCTGGGCGACCCGGAGACCATCCACTACGGGCTCGTGCCGCGCGCCAACCGCGGCATCGTCGCCCTCAACGAGCTGCCCGACCTGGCCGAGCGCATCCAGGTGGCCCTGCTCAACGTGATGGAGGAGCGCGACGTCCAGATCCGCGGCTACGTGCTGCGCCTCCCCCTCGACGTGCTCGTCGTGGCCTCCGCCAATCCCGAGGACTACACCAACCGCGGCCGCATCATCACGCCCCTCAAGGACCGGTTCGGCGCGGAGATCCGCACGCACTACCCGCTCGAGCTGGCCGACGAGATCGCCGTGGTGCGCCAGGAGGCCCGTCTGACCGCCGAGGTGCCCGACGTCGTGCTCGAGATCCTGGCCCGCTTCACACGGGACCTGCGCGAGTCCCCCGCCGTGAATCAGGCCTCCGGGGTGTCGGCCCGCTTCGCGATCTCGGGCGCCGAGACCGTCGCCGCGGCGGCCCGCCACCGCGCCGCCCTGACCGGGGACGAGCCCGTGGCCCGGCCCGTCGACACCCAGGCCGTGACGGCCGTGCTGCGCGGCAAGGTCGAGTTCGAGTCGGGCGAGGAGGGCCGTGAGCAGGACATCCTCGAGCACGGGCTGCGCAGTGCGACCGCGCAGACCGTGCGCGAGCACTTCGCGGGGCTCGACCTCGGCCCGCTCGTGGACGCCTTCGACGGCGCCCGCACCGTCACCACCGGCGAGCGGGTGACCGCCCGTGAGCTGCTCGACTCCCTGCCCGCCCTCGACGGCGCGGACGACGAGGGCGCCGGGCTGTACGACGCGATCGCGGACCGGCTCGGGGCACGAGGCCCCGCCGAGCGCGCCGGCGCGATCGAGCTGGCCCTCGAAGGGCTCTATCTGGTGCGTCGACTGTCCAAGGACACCGGCGACGGAGAGACCGTGTACGGATGA
- a CDS encoding vWA domain-containing protein, translating into MSPARYGRYRGGPDPLAPPVDLAAALEAMSDDILEGYSPEQALREYLRRGDASTRGLDRLAGRVQQRRRDLLSRHRLGGTLDEARTLLDRAILAERGQLARDVDMDETDRAFRQMQIDDLPSSTAAAVSELADYDWASTEARQAYEQIKDLLGREMLDARFAGMKQALEGATDADRQAVTGMLSDLNDLLDKHARGEDTPEDFARFMAEHGDAFPEGPETIDELIDTLAQRAAAAQRMLRSMTAEQRRELMELSAQAFGSPELMAQLDRMDAALQGLRPGEDWSGAESFEGDQGLGLGDGTGVLQDLAELDRLAEQLSQSYAGSSLSDLDVESLARQLGDEAAVDARTLAEIERAMRDSGYLRRGADGDLRLSPRAMRRLGSSLLRDASARLADRSGARDTRLAGAAGEQTGASRPWQFGDTEPWDVTRTITNAITRTASTGGDPGHGLRLRVEDVEVHETEARTRAAVALLVDTSFSMASEGRWVPMKRTALALHHLIATRFRGDDLQLISFGRYARRMDVEELTALPAEYEQGTNLHHALLLAGRFFRSHPSMQLVLLVVTDGEPTAHLLPGGEPWFTYPPAPETLAATVAELDRVARLGTRTTFFRLGDDPGLERFLAAMARRVDGAVVAPDPEDLGSAVVGEYLRRRPGATTGGYDAA; encoded by the coding sequence ATGAGCCCGGCGCGCTACGGCCGCTACCGCGGCGGCCCCGACCCGCTCGCCCCGCCCGTGGACCTCGCGGCCGCGCTCGAGGCGATGAGCGACGACATCCTCGAGGGCTACTCCCCCGAGCAGGCCCTGCGCGAGTACCTCCGGCGCGGCGATGCGAGCACCCGCGGCCTCGACCGTCTCGCCGGCCGCGTCCAGCAGCGACGCCGCGACCTGCTGTCCCGTCACCGCCTGGGCGGTACGCTCGACGAGGCCCGCACGCTCCTGGACCGTGCGATCCTCGCCGAGCGCGGGCAGCTGGCCCGTGACGTCGACATGGACGAGACCGACCGCGCCTTCCGCCAGATGCAGATCGACGACCTGCCGTCCTCGACCGCCGCCGCGGTCTCCGAGCTCGCCGACTACGACTGGGCCTCGACCGAGGCGCGCCAGGCCTACGAGCAGATCAAGGACCTGCTGGGCCGCGAGATGCTCGACGCCCGCTTCGCCGGCATGAAGCAGGCCCTCGAGGGCGCGACCGACGCGGACCGGCAGGCCGTCACCGGAATGCTGTCCGACCTCAACGACCTGCTCGACAAGCATGCGCGGGGCGAGGACACCCCCGAGGACTTCGCCCGTTTCATGGCCGAGCACGGTGACGCGTTCCCGGAGGGCCCCGAGACGATCGACGAGCTGATCGACACGCTCGCCCAGCGCGCCGCGGCGGCCCAGCGCATGCTGCGCTCGATGACCGCCGAGCAGCGACGCGAGCTCATGGAGCTGTCGGCGCAGGCCTTCGGCTCGCCCGAGCTGATGGCCCAGCTCGACCGGATGGACGCCGCGCTGCAAGGCCTGCGTCCCGGCGAGGACTGGAGCGGCGCGGAGTCGTTCGAGGGCGATCAGGGCCTGGGCCTCGGCGACGGCACCGGGGTGCTCCAGGACCTCGCCGAGCTGGACCGCCTCGCCGAGCAGCTCTCCCAGTCCTATGCGGGCTCCTCCCTCTCGGACCTCGACGTCGAGTCCCTGGCCCGTCAGCTCGGGGACGAGGCCGCCGTCGACGCCCGGACCCTCGCCGAGATCGAACGCGCGATGCGCGACTCCGGCTACCTCCGGCGCGGAGCCGACGGCGACCTGCGCCTGTCGCCGCGCGCGATGCGGCGCCTGGGCTCCTCGCTCCTGCGCGACGCGAGCGCCCGGCTCGCGGACCGCTCGGGAGCGCGCGACACGCGCCTGGCCGGCGCGGCCGGCGAGCAGACCGGGGCGAGCCGCCCCTGGCAGTTCGGGGACACGGAGCCGTGGGACGTGACGCGCACGATCACCAACGCGATCACGCGCACCGCGAGCACCGGCGGCGACCCCGGCCACGGGCTCCGTCTGCGCGTCGAGGACGTCGAGGTGCACGAGACCGAGGCGCGCACCCGCGCCGCCGTCGCGCTGCTCGTCGACACGTCGTTCTCGATGGCCTCCGAAGGGCGCTGGGTGCCGATGAAGCGCACGGCCCTCGCGCTGCACCATCTGATCGCGACCCGGTTCCGGGGCGACGACCTGCAGCTGATCTCCTTCGGCCGGTACGCGCGGCGGATGGACGTCGAGGAGCTCACCGCGCTCCCGGCGGAGTACGAGCAGGGCACCAACCTGCATCACGCGCTGCTGCTGGCCGGGCGCTTCTTCCGTTCCCACCCGAGCATGCAGCTCGTGCTGCTGGTCGTCACCGACGGTGAGCCGACCGCCCATCTGCTGCCGGGCGGGGAGCCCTGGTTCACCTATCCCCCGGCTCCCGAGACGCTCGCGGCGACGGTCGCCGAGCTCGACCGGGTCGCCCGGCTGGGCACGCGCACCACGTTCTTCCGCCTCGGCGACGACCCCGGCCTCGAACGGTTCCTCGCCGCCATGGCCCGCCGGGTCGACGGCGCCGTCGTCGCCCCGGACCCGGAGGATCTCGGCTCGGCCGTCGTGGGCGAGTACCTGCGCCGCCGCCCCGGGGCGACCACGGGAGGCTACGACGCCGCCTGA
- a CDS encoding amino acid permease, which produces MASTIFRTKSVEQSIRDTEDPEHALKKNLGALDLIVFGVGVCIGAGIFVLTGQAAASNAGPAIALSFLLAGIACGLAAVCYAEFASTVPVAGSAYTFTYATMGELLAWIIGWDLILEFTVGSAALATSFSQYLAVVLDGTPLEIPTAIATVEGGVINLPAGLLVLVMTGVLVAGVKLSSRINQIVTGIKLLVVIAVVVAGIFLVKTSNWVPFIPPSQGTSGDAGQALDLPLVQTIFGLEPSVFGFGGVMAAAAMVFFAFIGFDVVATTAEETRNPQRNLPIGIFGSLAIVTLAYMAVSLVITGMQNYKDIDPDDGAPLATAFVNAGLPVMGELIAIGACIGLTAVCMILFMGQSRVGFAMARDGLLPTWLAKTHPRFRTPYRLTIIAGVVIALLSAFMPLSELAHLVNIGTLAAFVLVSIGVIVLRRKRPDLERSFRVPFVPVLPIVAALVCFYLMLNLTLETWIRFVVWLAVGLIVYVVYSRRHSRLGRAEAHEKAAADAG; this is translated from the coding sequence ATGGCCAGCACCATCTTCCGTACGAAATCCGTCGAGCAGTCGATCCGTGACACCGAGGATCCCGAGCACGCGCTAAAGAAGAACCTCGGGGCGCTCGACCTGATCGTGTTCGGCGTCGGCGTCTGCATCGGCGCCGGCATCTTCGTCCTCACCGGTCAGGCGGCCGCCTCCAACGCCGGCCCCGCGATCGCGCTGTCGTTCCTGCTGGCGGGCATCGCGTGCGGGCTCGCCGCGGTCTGCTACGCGGAGTTCGCCTCGACGGTGCCCGTCGCCGGCAGCGCCTACACCTTCACCTACGCCACGATGGGCGAGCTGCTCGCCTGGATCATCGGCTGGGACCTGATCCTCGAGTTCACCGTGGGATCCGCGGCGCTCGCGACCTCGTTCAGCCAGTACCTCGCCGTCGTGCTCGACGGCACGCCGCTCGAGATCCCCACGGCGATCGCCACGGTCGAGGGCGGCGTCATCAACCTGCCCGCCGGGCTGCTCGTGCTCGTGATGACCGGCGTGCTCGTGGCCGGCGTCAAGCTGTCGAGCCGGATCAACCAGATCGTCACGGGCATCAAGCTGCTCGTCGTGATCGCGGTCGTGGTCGCCGGCATCTTCCTCGTCAAGACGTCGAACTGGGTGCCGTTCATCCCGCCGTCGCAGGGCACGTCGGGCGACGCGGGCCAGGCCCTCGACCTGCCCCTCGTGCAGACGATCTTCGGCCTCGAGCCGAGCGTGTTCGGCTTCGGCGGCGTGATGGCCGCGGCCGCCATGGTGTTCTTCGCGTTCATCGGCTTCGACGTCGTCGCGACCACCGCCGAGGAGACCCGCAACCCCCAGCGCAACCTGCCGATCGGCATCTTCGGCTCGCTCGCGATCGTGACCCTCGCCTACATGGCGGTGTCCCTCGTGATCACGGGCATGCAGAACTACAAGGACATCGACCCGGACGACGGCGCGCCGCTGGCCACCGCCTTCGTCAACGCGGGGCTGCCGGTGATGGGCGAGCTGATCGCCATCGGAGCCTGCATCGGCCTCACCGCCGTGTGCATGATCCTGTTCATGGGCCAGTCCCGCGTGGGCTTCGCGATGGCCCGCGACGGCCTGCTGCCGACGTGGCTCGCCAAGACCCATCCGCGCTTCAGGACCCCGTACCGCCTGACCATCATCGCGGGCGTCGTGATCGCCCTGCTGTCCGCGTTCATGCCGCTGTCGGAGCTCGCGCACCTGGTCAACATCGGCACCCTCGCCGCGTTCGTGCTCGTCTCGATCGGCGTCATCGTGCTGCGCCGCAAGCGGCCCGACCTCGAGCGCTCGTTCCGGGTGCCGTTCGTGCCGGTGCTGCCGATCGTGGCGGCCCTGGTCTGCTTCTACCTGATGCTGAACCTGACGCTCGAGACCTGGATCCGCTTCGTGGTGTGGCTCGCCGTCGGCCTCATCGTGTACGTCGTGTACTCGCGGCGCCACAGCCGCCTCGGCCGCGCCGAGGCGCACGAGAAGGCGGCGGCCGACGCGGGCTGA